A region from the Microbacterium lacus genome encodes:
- a CDS encoding FAD/NAD(P)-binding protein, protein MTDAAPRDSAQTTRLVVVGAGPRAVMLLERLLARTDQSPLEITLIDPHPPGAGRIWRADQSPLLKLNSMAQDVTVFTDDTCTIDGPIRPGPTLIAWAELVRDGGLEDVTIDDPAVLAEIATLRGESFPTRRLQSYYLDWFWRGVVDAAPGHVRVHRLTGTVAGVATAAERHRVRLVDGLELDADVVVYAVGHNGREPAAETAALIAQAARERLTYVPPAFTADADLSALAPGADVIVRGMGLAAVDLLVLLGEGRGGRFHRDDDGSLRYEPSGLEPRLHIGSRRGIPYRSKVSSVLQGDPPQLHVVTKEAVAALVARPEAVDFERDVWPLIAQELVWSHYRELFTGHPERVAGTWEQFQDVLRAHAGDTAALRAAVAEVVPDPLDRFDVPTLDRPLDGEEFSSDDDLQRRIRQHITDDLTLRTTQERSSAQAVFLAILLSFLALADVPPEKWSARSRAESLPVTWHTFFSYVASGPPAHRLEELLALSEAGVVRFLGPDVTVRVETGRGFVASSPRVPGETVAGALVDAWLPGSGAAVSENSALRELAAVHGREFRVADASFEGSLGRIEVDADGRVIDATGAAHPTLFAIGPFTSLTEAGAFTRPGSNALPFRQTDRIAGAIAESIAAARADLGELVAR, encoded by the coding sequence ATGACGGATGCCGCGCCCCGGGACTCCGCGCAGACCACACGCCTCGTCGTGGTGGGCGCGGGCCCGCGCGCGGTCATGCTCCTCGAGCGTCTCCTCGCCCGCACCGATCAGTCGCCGCTGGAGATCACGCTGATCGATCCGCACCCGCCCGGTGCGGGACGCATCTGGCGCGCGGACCAGTCGCCGCTGCTCAAGCTCAATTCGATGGCGCAGGACGTCACCGTGTTCACGGACGACACCTGCACGATCGACGGGCCCATCCGGCCGGGACCCACGCTCATCGCGTGGGCGGAGCTCGTCCGCGACGGCGGGCTCGAGGACGTGACGATCGACGATCCCGCCGTCCTCGCCGAGATCGCGACGCTCCGGGGCGAGAGCTTCCCCACGCGCCGACTGCAGTCGTACTACCTCGACTGGTTCTGGCGCGGGGTCGTGGATGCGGCTCCGGGGCACGTGCGCGTCCACCGGCTGACCGGAACGGTCGCCGGCGTGGCGACAGCAGCGGAACGGCACCGCGTCCGCCTCGTCGACGGGCTGGAGCTCGATGCCGATGTCGTCGTCTACGCGGTCGGCCACAACGGACGCGAACCCGCAGCCGAGACGGCCGCGCTCATCGCCCAGGCCGCCCGCGAACGCCTGACCTACGTACCCCCCGCTTTCACCGCCGACGCCGATCTGTCCGCCCTCGCCCCCGGCGCGGACGTCATCGTGCGCGGGATGGGACTGGCGGCGGTCGACCTGCTCGTGCTGCTCGGCGAAGGTCGCGGCGGTCGCTTCCACCGCGATGACGACGGCTCGCTGCGCTACGAACCCTCCGGGCTCGAGCCCCGCCTGCACATCGGCTCGCGGCGCGGCATCCCCTACCGCTCGAAAGTCTCGTCCGTTCTGCAGGGCGACCCGCCGCAGCTGCACGTCGTGACGAAGGAGGCGGTCGCCGCCCTCGTCGCACGCCCCGAAGCTGTCGACTTCGAGCGGGACGTCTGGCCGCTCATCGCACAGGAGCTCGTCTGGAGCCACTACCGCGAACTGTTCACGGGGCACCCCGAGCGGGTCGCCGGTACGTGGGAACAGTTCCAGGACGTGCTGCGCGCGCATGCCGGCGACACCGCGGCCCTCCGGGCCGCCGTCGCGGAGGTCGTGCCGGACCCGCTGGATCGCTTCGACGTCCCGACCCTCGACCGTCCGCTCGACGGCGAGGAGTTCTCGTCCGACGATGACCTGCAGCGCCGCATCCGCCAGCACATCACGGATGATCTGACCCTCCGCACGACGCAGGAGCGCAGCAGCGCGCAGGCGGTCTTCCTCGCGATCCTGCTGTCCTTCCTCGCTCTCGCGGACGTGCCACCGGAGAAGTGGAGCGCGCGCTCGCGCGCGGAGAGCCTGCCCGTCACGTGGCACACGTTCTTCAGCTACGTCGCGAGCGGTCCGCCCGCCCACCGGCTCGAGGAGCTCCTCGCGCTCTCCGAGGCCGGCGTCGTGCGGTTCCTGGGTCCGGACGTGACCGTGCGGGTGGAGACCGGCCGCGGGTTCGTCGCGTCGAGCCCGCGCGTGCCGGGCGAGACCGTCGCCGGTGCCCTCGTGGACGCGTGGCTGCCCGGCTCGGGGGCCGCCGTCAGCGAGAACAGCGCACTGCGCGAACTCGCGGCGGTCCACGGACGGGAGTTCCGCGTCGCGGACGCGTCGTTCGAGGGCTCGCTCGGGCGCATCGAGGTGGATGCCGACGGCCGGGTGATCGACGCCACCGGCGCCGCGCACCCCACGCTGTTCGCGATCGGCCCGTTCACCTCGCTCACCGAGGCGGGCGCCTTCACGCGACCGGGGTCCAACGCGCTGCCGTTCCGGCAGACCGATCGGATCGCCGGGGCGATCGCGGAGAGCATCGCCGCGGCGCGGGCCGACCTCGGCGAGCTCGTCGCCCGCTGA
- a CDS encoding protein adenylyltransferase SelO, which yields MTSVVHRPERAGTRHPVLTHEWAALLPELSLPSVPALPPEPRLLALNEPLAHELNLDVDALRSADGIRFLSGEPGDARPVAQVYAGHQWGRFQPILGDGRAALLGEIRDVDGRLRDVHVKGSGPTPMSRGDGYAVIGPMLREYLMGEAMHALGVPTTRALAVVATGAVRPMDGLPGAILVRTATSHVRYGSFEYVRVHGDLGLLRRLADLVIARHYPRAAGARHPYRALLTEIVEAVARLTADWMRLGFVHGVLSTDNVLVGAETIDYGPCAFLDTYEPDAFFSSIDEFGRYAHERQPEIMRWNLDRLGEAVAPLLHDDLAEALSIAADIVAGFGEAFARARREAFRRKLGLVGDVDAATVDKLTDAALALLADHGVDFTGFWRDLAAAAEGDERALRSRFLGEVLALEEWLVAWKAQGPDAAVIRAVNPVYIARNHIVEEVLQAATDGDLAPFDELVDLLRDPYTERPDARRFALPAPDGTPRHRTFCGT from the coding sequence ATGACCTCCGTCGTGCACAGGCCCGAGCGTGCCGGCACGCGTCACCCCGTGCTCACGCACGAGTGGGCCGCGCTCCTGCCCGAACTGTCGCTGCCGTCCGTTCCCGCCCTCCCGCCCGAGCCCCGGCTCCTCGCGCTGAACGAGCCTCTCGCGCACGAGCTGAACCTGGACGTCGATGCCCTCCGCTCCGCCGACGGCATCCGCTTCCTGAGCGGTGAGCCGGGGGATGCCCGTCCGGTCGCCCAGGTCTATGCGGGGCACCAGTGGGGCCGCTTCCAGCCGATCCTCGGCGACGGCCGCGCGGCCCTGCTCGGCGAGATCCGCGACGTCGACGGCCGCCTGCGCGATGTCCACGTGAAGGGTTCCGGGCCGACGCCGATGTCGCGCGGCGACGGGTACGCCGTGATCGGCCCCATGCTGCGCGAGTACCTGATGGGCGAGGCGATGCACGCGCTCGGTGTGCCGACGACGCGTGCGCTCGCCGTCGTGGCGACCGGGGCCGTGCGGCCGATGGACGGGCTGCCCGGGGCGATCCTCGTGCGGACGGCCACGAGCCATGTCCGCTACGGCTCGTTCGAGTACGTGCGGGTGCACGGCGATCTCGGTCTGCTGCGGCGACTCGCGGACCTCGTGATCGCCCGCCACTACCCGCGCGCCGCCGGGGCCCGGCATCCATATCGCGCTCTCCTCACCGAGATCGTCGAGGCTGTCGCGCGGCTCACCGCGGATTGGATGCGCCTCGGCTTCGTGCACGGAGTGCTCAGCACGGACAACGTCCTCGTCGGCGCGGAGACGATCGACTACGGACCCTGCGCGTTCCTGGACACCTACGAACCGGACGCCTTCTTCAGCTCGATCGACGAGTTCGGGCGATACGCGCACGAGCGGCAGCCGGAGATCATGCGGTGGAACCTCGACCGGCTCGGCGAGGCTGTCGCCCCGTTGCTGCACGACGACCTCGCGGAGGCGCTGTCGATCGCGGCCGACATCGTCGCGGGATTCGGCGAGGCCTTCGCGCGTGCGCGACGGGAGGCCTTCCGGCGCAAGCTCGGTCTGGTCGGCGATGTCGACGCGGCCACGGTCGACAAACTCACGGATGCCGCGCTCGCGCTCCTGGCCGATCACGGTGTCGACTTCACCGGCTTCTGGCGCGACCTCGCGGCGGCGGCCGAGGGCGACGAGCGGGCCCTGCGCTCACGCTTCCTCGGCGAGGTCCTGGCGCTGGAGGAGTGGCTCGTCGCGTGGAAGGCACAGGGACCGGATGCCGCGGTCATCCGGGCGGTGAACCCCGTGTACATCGCGCGGAACCACATCGTCGAAGAGGTGCTGCAGGCCGCGACCGACGGCGACCTCGCCCCGTTCGACGAGCTGGTCGATCTCCTGCGCGACCCGTACACCGAGCGTCCGGACGCCCGCCGATTCGCGCTGCCCGCCCCGGACGGCACGCCGCGTCACCGGACGTTCTGCGGCACCTGA